Within Claveliimonas bilis, the genomic segment GTCTGGGAGATGGACGCAGGCAGGATGACAAAAGTCAGATAGCGTTGCCGTTTATACGGATTGTGAATTTGAGAAAAAAGACAATACCCCTTTAAAAATCTATTGACAAACGATCGACACACAGCTATACTTGAATGCGTACTGGTTTGAAAATGACATTTACAGTTTGCTGGAATAGCTCAGTCGGTAGAGCACTTCACTCGTAATGAAGGGGTCGTCGGTTCAAGTCCGATTTCCAGCTCTCCTAAAATTCCTTGAAAAAGATGGGTTTGCGATACATACCCATCTTTTCTATTTTGCTGAAATGGGAATAGTTACCCTAACCAGAAATTTCTTGGATCTTTAGTTTCCTTTTTTTGAAAGAAAACTGCAAAAGAAAAAATTTATTACTATTTTAAGCAGCTAAAAAATTTAAATATGTTCTTTTCATCATATTCCTCTGAAAAATCAATATAAGAGAAGGAAACAACGATGATTAATTTGAACGAGGTAATACAGTATCTTAAATGGAAGTTATTCCATGTGCGTAAATCTGCTGTCCGTAAATAGAACTGCTCCACAGAAAGACGGAATAATTCAAGAAACGCTTTATGCGAAATGCCCTGCCTTGCCTTTGAAACAGCCTGTTTTGATACAAATGGAGGAACCACAGATGGAAACGTATCTAAAAATCGGGAATAGTTTATGGGAATGGATTTATGAACCGACTGGAGCACAAAGCAAATCAGGTTGGAGAAAGGAAGCTTCCCTGAATGTGTAAAAGCATTACCGATGCGTTTTGTATTCATAAAAACACCTCGCATTGAAAATGTAATCAATGCGAGGCAACATTTTTTGAACGTTTTGTCAAGTGTGTTTAGGCATTTTTTATTTTTGATATATTTTAAGTTGACGACATTGTGATATTGTCAAGATTAGTTGACACATTTATTTCAAGGATATTACTGACTATGCTACCAGTTCCAAATCCTCATAATACTGTCTGCGTTTTATCATGGGAGGAAGCCCGCCATTGGCAGAGCAGATCCTCCGGTTATTCCAGTAGCTGAGGAAGTATCTCCAAATGAGCGCCTTTAATTCCTCTACCATCATCTGCCTTGTGTCATAGCGGTCATAAAGGAGCTCTGTCTTCATTCTGGCCCACATACTCTCACAGCGTGCATTATCATGGCAGCGTCCTCCTGCACTGTTCATGCTTTGGTGGATGTGGTGCTCCCGGATGGTCTGGCGGTAAGACTCACTGGTATACTGTGTCCCACGGTCACTGTGGATGATCGCTCCTTCCAATGCGGGATATGCAGTCAGGGCATTTTCCAGTGTTTGGATACACAGATCTGCTTTCATGTTTGTCCCCATTGACAGACCGAGGACGCTAAGATCAAAGCAGTCGAAAATCGCAGATACATACAGTTTCCCATTGCGCGCCGGGATCTCCGTGATATCTGTAATACATTTTTCTAATGGGGCATCTGAATGGAAATCCCGCTTCAACAGATCATCCGATTTCATGGCTTCCCGGTCTGCCTTTGTAAGTCCATTCGGCTTTCTCTTTGGCCGATGGCTCAGGCCGATCTGATCCATAACCCGGTATACGGTCCGTTCACTGGGTATATGTACGCCCTCCGGCTGCTTCAGCAACAGCGCCTGATACATCCGGATCCGTCCATAAGTATCGTTACATTCATCCTCACTGATGATTTCTTTCATGGCATCCGCCAGATCCTGGTACTTCCATGGACGGTCTTTGTTTGCGAGATATTTATAGAAGCCCTGCCGGCTGATACCAAGCATCCGGCAATAAAATGAAATTTTTCCGGTAATCCTGCCGTCCTCTGTTTTCAAAGCGAGAAAGATCATTCTCTGGTTTTTGCTGACTTCCGACGGCTGGCGGCGAAAAAAGCGCTGGCTTCCTCCAGAAATTCATTTTCTTCCTTCAGGCGGCGGATTTCTTTATCCTGCTCCTTCACCCGCTTACGCAGCATGGTAATTTCTTCTGACAGGCTCATTGCACTGGCAGGGGTATGGGAACCTTCCCCAACATCCAGCTTACCAGCTCTTACAGCTTTCAGCCATGTATGGATGGTTCCTTCAGGGATTCCTAATTCTTTAGCAGCCTTAGCGCCGCCGATTTCTTTGGCAAGTTTCACTGCCTGTACTTTGTATTCATGGTCATATTTACGTGCCACTTTGAATACCTCCTTATTCTCTTGGTTTTATTATGAAATCCTTGAGAATAAGCTGTCAACTTTTTTTATACCACACCATTGCCCGTTTTACGGGTGGGAGCGACTATAAAATGGTAATTTAAGATTTATCTAAAATTAAAGAAAAAAGATACAAAAGAGACGAAACCAAAAAGCCAGTTGTAATATGGTATAATTCTAAAGATTCAAATGGATATATTGGTATGACATAATATAAAAAGAAAGAAATACTAATCCATTTAAGTGCTCTTTTATTTTGAAATATAAAAGGACTATCTTTTTCCATTATATTTTTAAACAATCTTTTTGAACATTTAGAAAATATTAAGAAAAAAAATAGTTTGACTAAGTAAAGGATAAGAGAAAGAATGAAAAAAGGATAAGAGAGATTAGGCATTACTTGTCTTAAGGCAATCATTCCCTTTTCAAATTGAGATGGAGATATAACAGGTAAAAGAGAAGATAGAATAATTAGAATAAAAAGGGCCAGACATTGAATCGCTATTATTATATATACCACATAGAATACTTTGTAAAAAAAACTTGTATACTTTTTTACCATTATATTGTGACTCCCAACACTTTTTCGTTAAATTATAATAGCCCGTTAATAAACTATATGCTCAACAGAATGTGAGCTTAACAGGGCTACGCCCCATAGTAGTACAAAGGATTGTCAGAAGACAATCCTTTGTATAATTTAAGAAATTATTACACCGCGTCCGTCAAATTCATCGTAGTAAGAATCAAGATAATATTTATGAGCACTATCTAAGAAGTACATTGCAGATACTGCCTCTCTAACAATTACAAACTGGTTCGTATCACTTAACATATAGCTGTATGTTTCATGAGTATAAACGTATTCTGAATTTCTATTGAAAAGAGCTTCAGCAATAACCAAGAGCTTAGATGGTAACTTTTCGGCTAAAACTACACCTAAAGCCATAAAGAGGAGCTGGGCAATTGTAGCGATAGGAGAACCCTTAATATATAATTTTGAATCGAAAGTCTGAGTAACCCATTCTCCTGTTGTGCCATCAGAATAAGGAATTATCCTAGCTGGTTGGGGAGATATAGTTTCTACGTTAGTTTGTCCGTCTGGAGTAGTTGTCTCTATGATAACATTTCCACCATCAATATAGGATTGTACCGTTTTGACTAAAGAACAATCACCTTGTTCATTTACGGTGTAAGTGTAGCTTGTCACATTTTGAAAAGAAGCATCTGTTTCTTCCACTACTTTATAATGCGTTCCATTTTCATCGTATGTGTATACATAGCTTCCTTCATTAAAACTTCCTTCTTCAATGGTAAGATTTTCTCTAGTTTGATTAACATCAGCGTTTTCTACGATTGGCGTCTCTTCAGCAGCCATAACAGTTGCAGGTCCGGCATAGCTAATGATACTAGATGTACACAATAATATAGCTATTGCTTTTATAATATTTTTCTTCATTCCTTTAATTCTTCTCTAATTTAATTTAGTCCGGACTAGAAGATGTTTAGATATTACTACATTTTTGTAATTACCCAATGAAGATTAAGTTAAAAAGAAGTAAAATTTTTGCGCTTTATACCTCACAAATGGCGGGGCTCCATTCTCCTAAAGCTTGCAAAAGGAAATCTTCTTGTAACTCACCTCCAACAAATAACTCTGGTGTTTTCCTTGCTTTTTTATGGGTTGCCATCTTCCATATTTATAGGAATGGACAAGTATATAGTCCGGCGGTGATATGTCAAGAGGAAAATGAATAAAAATCAATAGATTTAATAAAAAAATAAGGAAGAAGTATGGCGGAAAGAACAGGATTGGTAGTATGATAGATAGCGTAAAGCAGAAAGGAAAAGGAGACAGGGCAATGAAAAAAATAGCATTTATCGGATTAGGGATCATGGGAAAATCCATGGCCAGAAACGTGATGAAAAAAGGATATGAACTTAATATTTATGCAAGGACCAGAAGCAAGGTGTCTGATCTGGAGCAGGAGGGAGCTGTATTTTACGAGACGATTCCGGCGTGTGTGAAAGATGCAGATGCGGTGATTACGATCGTAGGTTATCCGAAAGATGTGGAGGAAGTTTATTTTGGAGAAAATGGTATTTTGCAGAATGCGAAACAGGGAACCTATGTCATTGATATGACAACTTCCAGTCCGAAGATCGCAGAAAAGATTGACAGAGAGGCCAAAGAGAGAGGTCTTCATGCGCTGGATGCACCGGTGACAGGAGGAGACACAGGGGCAAAAGCAGGAACGCTTTCCATACTGGTGGGAGGAGCGAAGGAAGATTACGAGTCCTGTCTGCCGCTGTTTGAAGCAATGGGAAATAATATCAATTATGAAGGAGCGGCAGGAGCAGGACAAAATACAAAACTTGCGAACCAGATCATGATAGCAGGAACCATATCCGGACTCTGCGAAGCTTTAAGCTATGCAAAGGCCAAGGGCCTTGATCTTCAGACTCTCCTTGATTCGGTGGCAACGGGAGCAGCGGGAAGCCGTCAGCTTGATACCCTTGCCCCCAGGATATTAAAAGGGGATTTTGCTCCGGGATTTTTTATCAAGCATTTTATCAAGGATATGAAGCTGGCCGCCAGCGAGGCGAAGAGCGAGGAGCTGGAGCTGAACGTACTGGAAAGGGTGCTGGACAATTATGAAACGCTTGCAGAGGCAGGCTGTGAAGAGGACGGCACACAGGCCCTGATTAAATTTTATGAGAAATGTGAAACAGGAAAGGAAAATTAAAAGATGAAGCTTACAATTTTAGGAACCGGAAATGCAGCTGTTACGGAATGCTACAATACATGCTTTGCATTTTCAGATGGAGACAGGCACTTTTTGGTAGATGCAGGGGGCGGAAATCAGATCCTGAAGCGTTTGAAAGACGCAGGAATACCGCTGTCCCAGATCCACGATATTTTCATTACTCATGAACATATTGATCATCTTCTGGGGCTGATCTGGCTTGTACGGATGATCGGGCAGAATATGAATAAAGGCAAATATGAGGGAAATTTGAATATCTATTGCCATGAAGATTTGATTCCGGTTATCAGGACGATCACTGATCTGACTATACAGAAAAAAGTAACAAAGCATATCGGAGAGAGAATCCTCCTTACTCCGGTGGCTCATGGAGAGACAAGAGAAATTCTGGACTGTCCGGTAACTTTCTTTGATATTTACTCCACAAAAGCAAAACAGTACGGCTTTACTATGATGCTTCCGGGAAATGTGAAATTTACCTGCGCAGGGGACGAGCCGTATAATGAGAAGGATTATGAGTTCGCAAAGGACAGTGACTGGCTGATGCATGAGGCGTTCTGCCTGTACAGCGAGGCGGATGAATTTGGCCCTTACGAAAAACATCACAGTACGGTAAAAGAGGCGTGCCAGACAGCAGAAGAGCTGAAAATCCCGAATTTGATCCTCTATCATACTGAGGATAAGAATATCGCAAGGCGCAAAGAGCTTTATACAGAAGAAGGAAAAGAGTACTATCACGGTAATCTGTATGTGCCGGATGATATGGAAGTATTTGAATTATAATTATAAAGGAAAAGGTGAAGGAATCATAATGACCATTTCAAGAGAAATGCTGTTTCCTCTTGCATTTTACAAAAAATCTGTTTTCAATGGAAGCCGGGGAAAGATGAATTACCGGATAGAGAAGAAAGAGAACGAAGAAAAAAAAGAAGAATTTCTTCTTACTGTCTGGGAAGGACCTTTCTGTTATGATGCGACGAAGGAAGAGAAAAAGACCTTCCATTATGATTTCAGTGAAGAGGGGATGCAGAAAATTATGGAGCAGCTTAATGAGCTGTAGTAAATAAAGTATGTAGGGCAGCCGGTACAAAAGTACGGCTGCTTTTTTGCGACAAAGTCATACCCGCTTTCGATACCATCTTTCCAGAAGATTGATCAGCGAATACAACCCCATTGCCATGATACACAAAAGCACGATAGACATGAGAAGCCAGTCAAGCTTGAAGGTCTGGCTGGCGTATATGATCAGATAACCAAGCCCCTCTCTGGCAGCCAGAAACTCGCCGATGATCACTCCTACCAGACAAAGGCCGATGTTAACCTTCATGGTGCTGATGACAGCAGGAATGGAACTTGGAATGACAGCCTTTGTAAGAGCGTGAAAACGGTTTCCGTGCAGGGTGTAGATCAGTTTGATCTTTTCCGGATCCACGGTCTTGAAGGCGGTGTGAAGGTTTAATATACTTCCGAAGATCGCCACAGACATTCCGGCTACAATAATGGTTGTTGTAGTTGCGCCAAGCCATACGATCAAAAGGGGAGCAAGGGCGGATTTCGGCAGGCTGTTCAGTACCACGATGTAGGGATCCAGTACCTCAGAGAGGCGGGGACTAAGCCAAAGAGCAACTGCCATCAGAAGGCTGATGGCAATTACAAGGGCAAAACTGACAATTGTCTCATAGAGAGTTACTCCTATATGTGTAAAAATACTGTGATCTTTCAGCATATCCCAAAAACACAGTGCGATTTTTGAAGGGCTGCTGAAGATAAAAGAGTCGATCAGACCGATGTTTGCGCTGAATTCCCAGATGAACAGAAAGGCAAGCAAAAGAAAAATCCGGGAAATCTGCACGATCCGGGTATATTTTTTCTGTTTGTTCAGATAGTTTAATTGTGCAGTAGATAAATCACTCATTGCTGTTCAATTCCTTCCAGATCAGATTAAAATAGGTTTTAAATTCCGGTGCATCTCTCCGTTTCAGCGGGGTATCCTCATCCAGATGAAAGACAAGAGAGAGGGTTTGTTTGATGGACGCCGGGCGGGGGCTTAAGATAATGACTCTGTCTGCCAGCGAAACGGCCTCTGATAAATCGTGGGTTACTAAGATGGCAGTTTTCTTTTCCTTTCGTATGATCTGGCCGATATCGTCGCCGACATGAAGCCGGGTCTGATAGTCAAGAGCCGAGAACGGTTCATCCAGAAGAAGGATATCAGGTTCAAGTACAAGCGTGCGGACGAGAGCAGCCCTTTGCCGCATTCCTCCGGACAGTTCGGAAGGCCTGGAATTTTCAAACTGTTTCAGACCGTAAGTATCCAAGAGTTCGTGGGCTTTCTCTTTGGATTTTGTCGTCAGCATATGCTGCACTTCCAGCCCTAAAATGACATTGTTGTAGATAGTGCGCCACTCAAAGAGCTGATCATGCTGGAGCATATAGCCAATATTTGTTGTGCTTTCCCGGAGATATTTTCCTTTGATCTTAATCAGTCCTCTTTCGGGTTCCAAAAGTCCGGCGATCAGAGAGAGCAATGTGGATTTGCCACAGCCGGAAGGGCCGACGACAGCCACAAATTCTCCTTCTTTCATGCTGAAAGAAATATCGGTAAGAGCCGGTGTTTCGCCATCCATTGTGTGATAAGAATAATAGATATGTTTCAGTTCTAAAATTTCTTCCATAGGAAATCCTCCGCGTATCAGCGCTGTTGTAAGTATATATTAGTTTATGCGGTCCGCGGCAAACGGTGCTTGCAACAAAGGGGAAAATACCATATACTAAGTATCAGATTCTATTAGAACAAAAAGTGAGGAAAGAGGAGACGTTCTATGAATTACCAAAGAGAGCTGGATATGCTGCTGGCAAAGCTGGAAAAAAGCGGGGAAGTTCCCAGGCTTTTGCTTCACAGCTGCTGTGCGCCCTGCAGCAGTTATGTGCTGGAATATTTAAGTGATTATTTTGAAATCACTGTATTTTATTATAATCCGAATATTTTTCCGGAAAGTGAATATACCAAAAGGATTCTGGAACAACAGACGCTGATCGGAGAGATGCAGGTAAAATATCCGATATCTTTTCTTGCAGGGCACTATGACAGGGAGAAGTTTTATAAGATGGCAGAAGGGCTGGAACACCTCAAGGAAGGTGGAGAGCGCTGTCTGAAATGCTATGAACTGCGTCTTAGGGAGTCGGCACAGATCGCGAAGAAGGGCGGATTTGATTATTTTACGACCACGCTTACCATCAGTCCTTTGAAAAATGCAGACCGGCTTAATGAAATCGGCAAGAAAATGGAAGAAGAATATGGCGTTACGTATCTTCAGTCTGATTTCAAGAAGAAAAATGGTTATAAAAGATCCATAGAACTTTCAAAAGAATTTAACCTGTATCGTCAGGACTATTGTGGATGTGAATTTTCTCTGGCAGAGGCCCAGAAAAGAAGGAATTATGAAAAATAACTGGGTTTTTACAGGGAAATGTGTTAGAATAACGAACTATAATACAAAAGAAAGGGGATTCCACTTATGGCGCAGTTATGGGGCGGTCGATTTACAAAAGAAACAGATCAGTTAGTATATAATTTTAATGCTTCCATTTCTTTCGATAAAAAGCTGTATGCTCATGATATTGAGGGAAGCATTGCACATGTGATGATGCTGGCAAGGCAAGGGGTCTTGAGTGATGCAGAAAAGGAAGATATTATAGCAGGACTTCAGGGAATCCGGTCAGATGTGGAAAAAGGAAAACTGGAGATTACAGACGAATATGAGGACATTCACAGCTTTGTGGAGGCAGAGCTGACCAGGCGGATCGGAGAGGCAGGGAAAAAGCTTCACACAGGGCGGAGCAGGAACGATCAGGTAGCGGTTGATATGAAGCTTTATACAAGAGATGAAGTAAGGCAGATGAACAGCCTGATCAAGGAAATGCTGCATACGCTGCTTTCCATCATGGAAGAAAATACGGAAACTTTTATGCCGGGATTTACCCATCTGCAGAAAGCACAGCCGATTACGCTGGCTCACCATATGGGAGCATATTTTGAAATGTTCAAAAGGGATCATGAGCGTATGGTGGATATTTGCCGCAGGATGGATACCTGCCCCTTAGGTTCAGGAGCGCTGGCAGGGACAACTTATCCTCTTGACCGGGAATATACAGCGAGGCTTTTAGGATTTAGCGGACCGACACTCAACAGTATGGACGGAGTGTCAGACAGAGATTATCTGATTGAGTTTTTATCTGCCCTGTCTATGGTCATGATGCATTTGAGCAGGTTTTCAGAAGAAGTCATTATCTGGAATACGAATGAGTATCAGTTTGTGGAAATCGATGATGCATACAGCACAGGAAGCAGTATTATGCCCCAGAAGAAAAATCCGGATATTGCCGAGCTGGTACGTGGAAAGACGGGAAGGGTTTATGGCGCTTTGATGTCTCTTCTTACGACTATGAAGGGGATTCCTCTTGCTTATAACAAAGATATGCAGGAAGATAAAGAACTTGTATTTGACGCTATTGATACGGCAAAAGGCTGTCTGTCCCTGTTTACAGGTATGCTTAGAACTATGAAATTCAACCGGAAGAAAATGGCGGAAAGCGCAAGGCATGGATTTACCAATGCTACGGATGCAGCTGATTATCTGGTAGGCAAAGGTGTGCCCTTCCGGGATGCTCACGGCATTGTGGGACAGCTGGTTCTGTATTGTATCGATAAAGGAATTGCCCTGGATGATATGTCCCTGGAGGAATACAGGCAGATATCTCCGGTCTTTGAGGAAGATATTTACGATGCCATCAGCATGGAAACCTGTGTCAATAAGAGAGTGACAATAGGAGCACCCGGAAAGGCTGCTATGCAGGATGTGATCGGGAAATATAAAAAATATCTGGAAGGCTATGGGGATGACCGCATCTGACCGGACAGAGAAATAAAAGGAAAAGGAGAGAGAAAATGGAACAGAAATTAAGAGTAGGCATTTTGGGAGCGACAGGTATGGTAGGACAGCGTTTTATTTCTCTGCTGGAAAATCATCCCTGGTTTGAGGTAGTAACAGTAGCGGCAAGCCCGCGTTCTGCCGGAAAAACATATGAGGAGGCAGTGGGAGGAAGATGGAAGATGGATACTCCCATGCCGGAGGCGGTAAAAAAACTGACAGTACTTAATGTAAATGAAGTGGAAAAAGTTGCAGCGACTGTAGATTTTGTTTTCAGCGCTGTTGATATGACAAAAGAAGAGATCAAAGCGATCGAGGAGGAGTATGCAAAGACGGAGACTCCTGTGGTATCCAATAACAGCGCCCATCGCTGGACTCCGGATGTGCCGATGGTAGTTCCGGAAATCAATCCGGAACATTTTGACGTCATCGAATCACAGAAAAAGAGGCTGGGAACAACAAGAGGATTTATTGCTGTAAAGCCAAACTGCTCGATCCAAAGTTACGCACCCTGCCTTGCTGCATGGAAGGAATTTGGTCCTAAGGAACTTGTTGTTACTACATATCAGGCGATTTCCGGTGCAGGAAAAACATTTAAGGACTGGCCGGAGATGGACGGCAATATTATTCCCTATATTGGCGGAGAGGAAGAAAAAAGTGAAAAGGAACCTTTACGTGTTCTTGGCCGGGTAGAAAACGGCGAGATCGTTATGGCAGATGCCCCGAAGATTACATGCCAGTGTGTGCGAGTTCCTGTTTTAAACGGGCATACGGCTGCAGTATTTATTAATTTTGAGAAGAAACCTTCAAAAGAGGAACTGATCGAGAAGCTGGTAAGCTTCCGGGGATTTCCGCAGGAGGCTGATCTTCCGAGTGCGCCGAAGCAGTTTATCCAGTATCTGGAGGAGGACAACCGTCCGCAGGTAAGCCTTGACGTTGACTATGAAAGAGGAATGGGTGTATCCATCGGACGTCTGCGGGAGGATTCAATTTATGATTATAAATTTATCGGTCTGTCCCACAATACAGTACGCGGCGCTGCCGGCGGCGCAGTGCTGTGTGCGGAAACACTGACTGCAAAAGGATTTATCCAGGCGAAATAGTCAATTTGGGACGTAACACTTTTTAAAAGTGTTACGTCCCAAATTGCAGTTTACGGTGGGTAAAAATGTCAAATACCCTGTGCTTTTTTGTTGATTAGTCCAGAATGTCCCCTTCGATGGAGATGGTTACAACCTGCCAGGGAATCCATTTCCCGCTGTTTTTCAGTGCTTCTGCAGCAGCATGTTCGATTCCGCCGCAGCAGGGAACTTCCATGCGGACGATGGTGACATCTTTTATATTGTTATTTTTGATAATGTCTGTCAGTTTTTCGGTATAATCTACTGCGTCCAGTTTTGGGCAGCCGATCAAAGTGACTTTGCCGCGGATGAAATCCTGATGGAAGTTTCCGTAAGCATATGCGGTGCAGTCAGCGGCGATCAGAAGATGTGCGCCGTCAAAGTAAGGGGCGTTGACAGGAGCCAGTTTGATCTGTACCGGCCATTGGCGAAGCTGGGATTCCACCGGCGATGTGTTCGCTGTGCTTCTGTTGGAAGAAGTTTTTCGACTGGAAAGGTGGCGTTTCACTGCCTCTTCATCATAGGCTGCCGCTTCCCTTTCAACAAAGGAAATGGCATTAGTGGGACAGGTCGGAAGACAGTCGCCTAAGCCGTCACAGTAATCGTCGCGCATCAGCTTTGCCTTGCCGTTTACCATTTCAATGGCGCCTTCATGGCAGGCATCGGCACAAAGCCCGCATCCGTTGCATTTTTCTTCATCAATCTGAATGATTTTACGTATCATAATTTTTCTCCTTATCTTTGTATTGTATGTCGCTGCCTGACTTAGTATAGTATAAAAGAAAAAAAGAATCAGTTGCTTTTGCAACAGAAAAGAGGAAATATGGATGATGTTATAAAAATGCTGTTGGTATCACCCTTGTTTCAGGGCATACCTGAAGAAAAAATGATGGAAGTTCTTCGGTGCCTTGATGCAAGATGGGCAGACTTTGAAAAAGGACAGCAGCTTTTCAGACAGGGAACTTCTCTGAAAGCAGCCGGATTCCTGGTAGAAGGGAGCCTGTCTCTGGAGAGGGAAGATTTCTGGGGCAACAGAAGCATTCTTGCAGTCGTAAGGCAGGGGGAGATCTTCGGAGAAGTGTACGCCTGCAGGCAGGAAAAGAGGCTGAATATCAATATTACAGCTCTGGAAAAAGCCAGCGTTTTATTTTTAAATCTTGAAACAATACTTGAGAGTCAAAAATTCCCGGAGGATATAAGGACTGTGCTCCTTGGAAATCTTGTGGGTATCCTGGCGGATAAAACATATTACATGTCACGAAAAGCAGAGTTTTTAAGTGCAAGGACAACGAGAGAAAAACTGATGAGTTATCTGTCGGCTCAGGCGCAGGAGACAGGTAAGACCGAGTTTCAGATTCCTTTTAACAGACAGGAGATGGCAGATTTTTTATCTGTTGAGAGAAGCGCCATGTGCAGGGAGCTTGGCAAAATGAGGCGGGAAGGCATTGTAAGCTTTTCCAAAAAGCAATTCTGCCTGAAAGGAAAGGCAAAGGAGGAGTAAATCTTCTGGATATATTTTTGCTTTGCATGTATAATCTTAATAGAAGGAATGCGCTGCAAGGAGGAAGGAAAGCATGGAGGAAAAGAAAAATAAAAAAGAAGATATTTTGAAATACACTCAAAACAGAGAGCTGTCCTGGCTGAAATTTAATCAGAGAGTTCTGGAAGAAGCCCAGGATCCATCCGTTCCCCTTCTGGAACGAATGAAATTCGTGGCAATTTTTACGAGCAATCTGGATGAGTTTTTCATGATTCGTGTGGGAAGCCTTTTTGATATGGCAGCGGCCGATCCGAAAGCGGTGGATTCCCGTTCGGGAATGACACCGTCGCAGCAGCTGGAAAAAATTTACGAGGCAGTGGCGCCTCTTTATAAAGAAAGAGATAAAACTTACGCGGAAATTAAGAAGCAGCTTCATCCTTATGGAGTGTGCGGTCTGGATTTTAAAGAGCTGGAACAAAGTGAGAAAAAGTATGTAAAGAAATATTTCAAGGAACAGGTACTTCCCGTCCTCTCGCCGCAGATCGTGGACGCCAACCATCCGTTTCCCCATCTTTTAAATAAAGAGCTATATGTGACTGCTATGCTGAAGCAGAACAACAGGACGATGCTGGGAATTGTTCCCATCCCTAACTTTATTTCCGACATTTTGTATCTTCCGGGACATGATATCCGCTATATCCGCATG encodes:
- the asd gene encoding aspartate-semialdehyde dehydrogenase, which translates into the protein MEQKLRVGILGATGMVGQRFISLLENHPWFEVVTVAASPRSAGKTYEEAVGGRWKMDTPMPEAVKKLTVLNVNEVEKVAATVDFVFSAVDMTKEEIKAIEEEYAKTETPVVSNNSAHRWTPDVPMVVPEINPEHFDVIESQKKRLGTTRGFIAVKPNCSIQSYAPCLAAWKEFGPKELVVTTYQAISGAGKTFKDWPEMDGNIIPYIGGEEEKSEKEPLRVLGRVENGEIVMADAPKITCQCVRVPVLNGHTAAVFINFEKKPSKEELIEKLVSFRGFPQEADLPSAPKQFIQYLEEDNRPQVSLDVDYERGMGVSIGRLREDSIYDYKFIGLSHNTVRGAAGGAVLCAETLTAKGFIQAK
- a CDS encoding ATP-binding protein; translation: MIRKIIQIDEEKCNGCGLCADACHEGAIEMVNGKAKLMRDDYCDGLGDCLPTCPTNAISFVEREAAAYDEEAVKRHLSSRKTSSNRSTANTSPVESQLRQWPVQIKLAPVNAPYFDGAHLLIAADCTAYAYGNFHQDFIRGKVTLIGCPKLDAVDYTEKLTDIIKNNNIKDVTIVRMEVPCCGGIEHAAAEALKNSGKWIPWQVVTISIEGDILD
- a CDS encoding Crp/Fnr family transcriptional regulator is translated as MDDVIKMLLVSPLFQGIPEEKMMEVLRCLDARWADFEKGQQLFRQGTSLKAAGFLVEGSLSLEREDFWGNRSILAVVRQGEIFGEVYACRQEKRLNINITALEKASVLFLNLETILESQKFPEDIRTVLLGNLVGILADKTYYMSRKAEFLSARTTREKLMSYLSAQAQETGKTEFQIPFNRQEMADFLSVERSAMCRELGKMRREGIVSFSKKQFCLKGKAKEE